One Streptomyces sp. NBC_01237 genomic region harbors:
- a CDS encoding zinc finger domain-containing protein, whose amino-acid sequence MDYFVFTSADSGQDPQTVRAAQHQAWNACSQIACPKCQVRAGQYCRDRVAGKAIMARFHKPRQDAANAPSVLGPVGIYGLSWSRVRGQHAWREDEIPQL is encoded by the coding sequence ATGGACTACTTCGTCTTCACCTCGGCGGACAGCGGACAAGACCCGCAGACAGTCAGGGCCGCGCAGCATCAGGCGTGGAACGCGTGCTCGCAGATCGCCTGTCCAAAGTGTCAGGTCAGGGCAGGTCAGTATTGCCGCGATCGGGTGGCTGGCAAGGCGATCATGGCTCGCTTCCACAAACCCCGCCAGGATGCGGCTAACGCGCCGTCCGTGCTTGGACCCGTCGGGATCTATGGATTGAGCTGGTCGAGGGTCAGAGGCCAGCACGCCTGGCGTGAGGATGAAATCCCGCAGCTATGA
- a CDS encoding IS5 family transposase (programmed frameshift), with protein sequence MGTRPWIVDDGLWALIEPLLPPWPERSPGPRPVSDRLCLQGVLFVLYNDIAWQLLPMELGFGSGQTCWRRLERWQKAGVFDRLHRVLLAELNAAGELDWSRACVDGSHIRAKGGADTGPSPVDRRKTGSKHHLICDGRGTPLKVITTVANVNDVTQTLALVDGIPPVAGRPGRPRRRPEALLGDKGYDSNPNRDELRRRRILPVISRKGSPNIKGIGKLRYVVEQTFALLHHFKRLAVRWERRTELHDAFVSLACSLICFRRLKKTHS encoded by the exons GTGGGTACTCGACCGTGGATCGTGGACGATGGGTTGTGGGCGTTGATCGAGCCGTTGCTGCCTCCGTGGCCGGAACGGTCGCCGGGACCGAGGCCGGTGTCGGACCGGCTCTGCCTGCAGGGCGTCCTGTTCGTCCTCTACAACGACATAGCCTGGCAACTCCTGCCGATGGAGCTGGGGTTCGGCTCGGGGCAGACGTGCTGGCGCCGCCTGGAGCGATGGCAGAAAGCAGGGGTCTTCGACCGGCTGCACCGGGTCCTGCTCGCTGAGCTGAACGCGGCCGGCGAGCTCGACTGGTCGCGGGCATGCGTGGATGGTTCTCACATCCGCGCG AAGGGGGGCGCCGACACCGGTCCGTCGCCGGTCGACCGGCGGAAGACGGGCAGCAAACACCACCTGATCTGCGACGGACGTGGCACTCCGCTGAAGGTGATCACGACCGTGGCCAACGTCAACGACGTCACCCAGACCCTCGCCCTGGTCGACGGCATCCCACCCGTCGCAGGACGCCCCGGCCGGCCCCGCAGACGGCCCGAGGCTCTGCTCGGCGACAAGGGATACGACTCAAACCCCAACCGTGACGAGCTCCGTCGCCGGCGAATCCTGCCCGTCATCTCCCGCAAGGGATCACCGAACATCAAAGGCATCGGCAAGCTCCGCTACGTCGTGGAGCAGACCTTCGCCCTGCTCCACCACTTCAAGCGCCTCGCAGTCCGCTGGGAACGCCGCACCGAACTCCACGACGCCTTCGTCTCCCTCGCCTGCAGCCTGATCTGCTTCAGACGCCTCAAGAAGACCCACTCATGA
- a CDS encoding helix-turn-helix domain-containing protein produces MESAADFVAALRQLKADTGLTYRQIEQRSESGGIYLARSTLAGALSRNVLPREEFLAAYIRSCGGGQADVDAWLEVRENISAARKVEEPASLAEHNVTDAADVEKQNSIDPPDLPFLRTRKKKLWLISGGVITVTIGIIIVAFEVRGQQTQEEKVKSTVSATGATASPSSASGQASPAAIIPSGRYRIRTAGGQCLSERKGKREGAGTSDYFYETSCRNGYTPITLRRWPNGTYKVFFSGNLEVQEPKRCLGVVHAGVNDGASVSIQYCGEHTLDEAEQFRVEPVEASGHHFQLRAEHVSKLQGPVDLCIGSPDMDSREWSPVFQLECDEESKRQQFEFQMLSR; encoded by the coding sequence ATGGAGAGCGCTGCAGATTTTGTGGCGGCACTGCGGCAACTAAAGGCTGATACAGGGCTGACATACCGTCAGATAGAGCAACGTTCCGAAAGTGGGGGCATTTACCTTGCTCGAAGCACTCTTGCTGGCGCGCTGAGCCGCAACGTGCTCCCGCGGGAAGAATTTCTTGCGGCCTACATACGGAGCTGTGGCGGAGGCCAGGCCGATGTGGATGCGTGGCTGGAGGTCCGGGAGAATATATCTGCGGCGCGAAAAGTGGAGGAGCCTGCTTCCTTAGCGGAGCACAATGTCACGGACGCGGCGGATGTTGAGAAGCAGAACTCGATTGACCCGCCGGATCTCCCGTTCTTGCGCACCCGGAAAAAGAAGTTATGGCTCATCAGTGGAGGCGTAATTACGGTCACCATCGGTATTATCATCGTGGCCTTTGAAGTGCGGGGCCAGCAAACACAAGAAGAAAAAGTCAAATCGACAGTGAGTGCCACTGGTGCAACCGCTAGTCCGTCCAGTGCGTCTGGGCAGGCTAGTCCAGCAGCCATCATACCTTCTGGACGGTATCGTATTCGTACCGCCGGCGGACAATGCCTGTCGGAACGCAAGGGCAAGAGAGAAGGGGCTGGCACGAGTGATTATTTTTACGAAACTTCATGCAGAAACGGATATACGCCGATCACGCTGCGTCGATGGCCCAATGGTACCTATAAAGTATTTTTCAGCGGGAATTTAGAAGTTCAGGAACCGAAGCGCTGTCTAGGCGTCGTTCATGCTGGAGTTAATGACGGAGCTTCGGTTTCAATTCAGTACTGCGGAGAACACACCCTTGACGAAGCGGAGCAGTTCAGGGTGGAACCCGTCGAAGCATCGGGGCATCATTTTCAGCTTCGCGCCGAGCATGTGTCCAAACTGCAAGGGCCGGTAGATCTATGCATTGGATCACCCGACATGGACTCCCGGGAATGGTCCCCAGTCTTTCAGTTGGAATGCGACGAAGAATCTAAACGCCAGCAATTCGAATTCCAGATGCTCTCCCGCTGA
- a CDS encoding esterase/lipase family protein, with protein sequence MIKSVRTVLSGMAVAAMTAPLLGMSASTAATAQQDQRAPGKSAAVYYLKGYSKDVKPGVNCATYWGGLPRAMSGWGWDGPVHHAGYYKGDKKCDVPLAAGNQGVGIKQLGRQLAKHIYTNYTSKGLPVKLIGHSMGGLVARAALTGVQRGEPGFPPSLRVEDVITFDTGHRGHNWTSFCGSKQCQDQRGNSYFLKTWALDNPQGVGGTDWSLLSVDEFPDADRVSTQSALGMKSNHYVHYKYFQANHGNLPEKTTGQYKFWYQRKGFAIRHVGLGAAPGRMADLALSTTRW encoded by the coding sequence ATGATCAAGTCTGTACGTACCGTCCTGTCAGGAATGGCCGTCGCCGCGATGACGGCACCGTTGCTAGGCATGTCCGCGTCCACCGCGGCAACGGCGCAGCAGGATCAGCGCGCGCCGGGCAAGTCGGCCGCGGTGTACTACCTCAAGGGGTACTCCAAAGACGTAAAACCCGGAGTGAACTGCGCGACGTACTGGGGCGGGCTCCCCCGTGCCATGAGCGGCTGGGGCTGGGACGGTCCGGTCCATCACGCCGGCTACTACAAGGGGGACAAGAAATGCGATGTGCCCCTCGCGGCTGGTAACCAGGGCGTCGGAATCAAGCAGCTCGGTCGTCAACTGGCGAAGCACATCTACACCAATTACACATCCAAGGGTCTGCCGGTGAAGTTGATCGGCCACTCGATGGGCGGACTTGTAGCCCGAGCTGCCCTGACCGGAGTCCAGCGGGGCGAACCCGGATTCCCGCCGTCCCTTCGCGTGGAGGACGTCATAACTTTTGACACCGGACATCGGGGCCATAACTGGACAAGTTTTTGCGGGTCCAAGCAGTGCCAGGACCAGCGCGGCAACTCGTACTTCCTCAAAACCTGGGCGCTCGACAACCCTCAGGGAGTGGGCGGTACCGACTGGTCGTTGCTTTCGGTAGACGAATTCCCCGATGCTGACCGGGTCAGTACCCAGTCAGCGCTCGGCATGAAATCCAACCACTACGTCCACTACAAGTACTTCCAGGCGAACCACGGCAACCTGCCGGAGAAGACAACTGGTCAGTACAAGTTCTGGTACCAGCGCAAGGGTTTCGCCATCCGGCATGTCGGACTCGGCGCAGCGCCGGGCCGGATGGCTGACCTAGCCCTGTCTACGACCCGCTGGTAG